The segment AAGTATTATATATTTATTGAAGGTGATACGTTGAGTTTAAACACGGCAGAAATAATAAACATTGAATCACTCATTGATTATCAGGAAAAATCAGTAGTGAGTACCGAGATAATTAAGAAAGAAACAGGTAACGTTACACTGTTTGCTTTTGATGAGAATGAGGGATTAAGCGAACATAGTGCACCATTTGATGCATTGG is part of the Methanosphaera sp. BMS genome and harbors:
- a CDS encoding cupin domain-containing protein, with the protein product MSLNTAEIINIESLIDYQEKSVVSTEIIKKETGNVTLFAFDENEGLSEHSAPFDALVQVVDGSLTITIDKAEYSLNKGEIIIMPANIPHALHANTKVKMILTMIKSQ